A DNA window from Massilia putida contains the following coding sequences:
- the radC gene encoding RadC family protein, producing MGIEDWPEQTRPRERLVREGAQALSDPELLALLLRVGVRGKSAVELGRDILRHFGSLHGLFGASLDDVSEVHGLGMAKYAQLQAVMELARRAIAEQLQSGEAFGSPELVKRYLRIKLGGQRHESFVVLFLDVKNRLIADRELFRGTLTQTSVYPREVVVEALARNAAAVILAHNHPSGLPEPSDADLRLTQALVQALGLVDIRVLDHFIVAGPLVHAFSEHGQI from the coding sequence ATGGGTATCGAAGACTGGCCGGAACAGACCCGGCCGCGCGAACGGCTCGTGCGCGAAGGGGCGCAGGCCCTGTCGGATCCGGAACTGCTGGCGCTGCTGCTGCGCGTGGGCGTACGCGGCAAGAGCGCAGTGGAACTGGGCCGCGACATCCTGCGGCATTTCGGCTCGCTGCACGGCTTGTTCGGCGCCAGCCTCGACGATGTGTCCGAGGTGCATGGCCTCGGCATGGCGAAATATGCCCAGTTGCAAGCCGTGATGGAACTGGCACGGCGCGCCATCGCCGAGCAGTTGCAGAGCGGAGAAGCGTTCGGCTCGCCCGAACTCGTCAAGCGCTACCTGCGCATCAAACTGGGCGGCCAGCGCCACGAATCCTTCGTCGTGCTGTTCCTGGACGTCAAGAACCGGCTCATTGCCGACCGCGAACTGTTCCGCGGCACGCTCACACAGACGAGCGTCTACCCGCGCGAAGTCGTCGTCGAAGCCCTGGCGCGCAATGCGGCCGCCGTGATCCTCGCGCACAACCACCCGTCCGGGCTGCCGGAGCCGAGCGACGCCGATCTGCGGCTGACGCAGGCGCTGGTCCAGGCGCTGGGCCTCGTGGACATCCGCGTGCTCGACCATTTCATCGTCGCGGGCCCGCTGGTGCATGCATTCTCGGAGCACGGACAGATCTGA
- a CDS encoding mechanosensitive ion channel family protein, with product MPLTSLMGDLLDDLSRPGMPWQVGSVVACILFGWLSAQLVRVWWRRRRGEEGSLLHTGVESFTRVVAPLLVVGLLYLAQFLLTKSHFHTNIVKVAIPVFWSLAAIRLVFYLLRRVFARRGPLGQAFVTFEKIFALVAWLAVVLYITGLWPDIFDFLDSYKIQFGPKKSSSVTLADIAQAIASVVVALMLALWAGAALEERLMGVHALHSSLRVALARLGRALLIVSAVLLSLNLVGIDLTVLSVFGGALGVGLGLGMQRIASNYVSGFIILLERSLSIGDMISVSTFTGKVTQINTRYTVLQGLDGVETVLPNELLISGPVQNQSLTTRKVRASTKVTVAYGSNLDQVMPLLVEQAVGTPRVLEEPAPGIALSRFGPDGYELDLGFWIADPENGQGGVVSEINKKIYALVQSGAIKLGYPSVDTRLLDSHIASVVARITQPAQNSSSGAH from the coding sequence ATGCCGCTGACCAGCCTGATGGGGGATCTGCTCGACGACCTGAGCCGCCCCGGCATGCCGTGGCAGGTCGGGTCCGTCGTCGCCTGCATCCTGTTCGGCTGGCTCAGCGCGCAACTGGTCCGCGTCTGGTGGCGCCGCCGCCGCGGCGAAGAGGGCAGCCTGCTGCACACGGGCGTGGAGAGTTTCACGCGCGTCGTGGCGCCGCTGCTCGTCGTCGGCTTGCTGTATCTGGCGCAATTCCTTCTGACGAAAAGCCACTTCCACACGAACATCGTCAAAGTGGCGATCCCCGTGTTCTGGTCGCTGGCCGCGATCCGCCTCGTGTTTTACCTGCTGCGCCGCGTGTTCGCGCGGCGCGGGCCGCTGGGGCAGGCGTTCGTCACGTTCGAAAAGATTTTTGCACTCGTCGCGTGGCTGGCCGTGGTGTTGTACATCACGGGCCTGTGGCCGGACATCTTCGATTTCCTCGACAGTTACAAGATCCAGTTCGGTCCCAAGAAGTCGAGCAGCGTGACGCTGGCCGATATCGCGCAAGCCATCGCATCCGTCGTCGTCGCGCTGATGTTGGCTCTGTGGGCCGGCGCCGCGCTGGAAGAACGGCTGATGGGCGTGCACGCGCTGCACAGTTCGCTGCGGGTGGCGCTGGCGCGCCTGGGACGTGCGCTGCTGATCGTCTCGGCCGTGCTGCTGAGCTTGAACCTGGTCGGCATCGATCTGACCGTGCTGTCCGTGTTCGGCGGCGCTTTAGGCGTCGGTCTCGGTCTCGGCATGCAAAGAATCGCCAGCAACTACGTGTCGGGCTTCATCATCCTGCTCGAGCGCAGCCTGTCGATCGGCGACATGATCTCGGTCAGCACGTTCACCGGCAAAGTCACCCAGATCAACACGCGCTACACGGTGTTGCAAGGGCTGGACGGCGTCGAGACCGTGTTGCCGAACGAATTACTGATTTCCGGCCCCGTGCAAAACCAGTCGCTGACGACGCGCAAGGTGCGTGCCTCGACGAAGGTCACGGTCGCCTACGGTTCCAACCTGGACCAGGTAATGCCGCTGCTGGTCGAGCAGGCGGTCGGGACGCCGCGCGTGCTGGAAGAGCCGGCGCCCGGCATTGCGCTGTCGCGTTTCGGTCCGGACGGCTACGAGCTCGACCTGGGATTCTGGATCGCCGACCCGGAGAACGGGCAGGGCGGTGTCGTTTCGGAAATCAATAAAAAGATCTATGCCCTCGTGCAATCGGGCGCCATCAAACTGGGCTATCCCTCTGTTGATACGCGCCTCCTTGACTCCCATATAGCTTCGGTTGTGGCGCGAATCACGCAGCCGGCGCAAAATTCATCGTCGGGAGCGCATTGA
- a CDS encoding barstar family protein: protein MSLLMRVPPNLVQSIRAYRAPELQKEAMRLGHHFLYALCSNAQTKQQVCARIGEQFFFPKPCSKNFDALRNCLTHVIADAGPQPGFIAVLDQLPNTQKFDKEARETLLDVFRDAAEFWAEKKVPFRVFYSFEEPQSLQSVGWVGARPFE, encoded by the coding sequence ATGAGTTTGTTGATGAGAGTACCGCCGAATCTTGTGCAGTCCATCCGCGCTTACCGTGCACCGGAGCTGCAGAAGGAGGCGATGCGCCTGGGTCATCACTTTCTCTATGCCCTGTGCTCGAACGCGCAGACGAAGCAGCAGGTCTGCGCCCGCATCGGCGAGCAATTCTTTTTCCCCAAGCCGTGCAGCAAGAATTTCGACGCGCTGCGCAACTGCCTCACGCACGTCATTGCCGACGCCGGACCGCAGCCCGGCTTCATCGCCGTGCTCGACCAATTGCCGAATACGCAGAAATTCGACAAGGAAGCGCGCGAAACCCTGCTCGACGTATTCCGCGACGCGGCCGAATTCTGGGCCGAGAAAAAAGTCCCGTTCCGCGTATTTTATTCGTTCGAAGAGCCGCAATCGCTCCAATCCGTGGGTTGGGTGGGCGCACGCCCGTTCGAATAA
- a CDS encoding DesA family fatty acid desaturase: MNFLSNTLHAVLSFLDGGLFDLSVWQMVVYTLIVTHITIAGVTIYLHRHQAHRALDLHPIASHFFRFWLWMTTGQVTKEWAAVHRKHHAKCETVDDPHSPVTRGIKEVLLRGAELYRAETKNKETLDKYGHGCPNDWIENNLYTRYSWLGVSMLLPLNVAMFGVLGITIWAVQMLWIPITAAGIINGIGHFWGYRNYDCNDAARNIMPWGIIIGGEELHNNHHTFATSAKLSSKWYEFDIGWGYIRAMEMVGLAKVKKTIPKPRLQKNKLEADFDTLQAVIANRYDVMAKYAKSVKLAFREEVEHLKQKAELESRFLKSSRKLMQSEPAKLQAPQQAQLVELFQHSKALETMHQMRVELGAIWERSHSTRDQLLHQLQDWCARAEASGIKSLQEFSMRLRSYA, translated from the coding sequence ATGAATTTTCTCAGCAACACCCTGCACGCCGTGCTGTCCTTCCTGGACGGCGGTCTGTTCGACCTGTCGGTCTGGCAGATGGTCGTGTACACGCTGATTGTCACGCACATCACGATCGCCGGCGTGACGATTTACCTGCACCGCCACCAGGCGCACCGCGCACTGGACCTGCATCCGATCGCGAGCCATTTCTTCCGCTTCTGGCTGTGGATGACCACCGGCCAGGTGACCAAGGAATGGGCCGCCGTGCACCGCAAACACCACGCCAAGTGCGAGACGGTGGACGATCCGCACAGCCCGGTAACGCGCGGTATCAAGGAAGTGTTGTTGCGCGGCGCCGAGCTGTACCGCGCCGAAACGAAGAACAAGGAAACCCTGGACAAATACGGCCACGGTTGCCCGAACGACTGGATCGAGAACAACCTGTACACGCGTTACAGCTGGCTCGGCGTGTCGATGCTGCTGCCGCTGAACGTCGCGATGTTCGGCGTCCTCGGCATCACGATCTGGGCCGTGCAGATGCTGTGGATCCCGATCACGGCGGCCGGCATCATCAACGGCATCGGCCACTTCTGGGGCTATCGCAATTACGACTGCAACGATGCGGCTCGGAACATCATGCCGTGGGGCATCATCATCGGTGGTGAAGAGCTGCACAACAACCACCACACCTTCGCCACGTCGGCCAAGCTGTCGAGCAAGTGGTACGAGTTCGACATCGGCTGGGGGTATATCCGCGCGATGGAAATGGTGGGCCTGGCCAAGGTCAAGAAGACCATTCCGAAGCCGCGCTTGCAAAAGAACAAGCTGGAAGCCGACTTCGACACCCTGCAGGCCGTCATCGCCAACCGTTACGACGTGATGGCGAAGTATGCCAAGTCGGTCAAGCTCGCGTTCCGCGAGGAAGTCGAGCACCTGAAGCAGAAGGCCGAGCTGGAATCGCGCTTCCTCAAGAGCTCGCGCAAGCTGATGCAGAGCGAACCGGCCAAGCTGCAGGCGCCGCAACAGGCCCAGCTGGTCGAGCTGTTCCAGCACAGCAAGGCCCTGGAGACGATGCACCAGATGCGCGTGGAACTGGGCGCGATCTGGGAACGCTCGCATTCGACCCGCGACCAACTGCTGCACCAGCTGCAGGACTGGTGCGCCCGCGCCGAAGCGTCCGGCATCAAGTCGCTGCAAGAGTTCTCGATGCGCCTGCGCAGCTACGCGTAA
- a CDS encoding RsmB/NOP family class I SAM-dependent RNA methyltransferase, translated as MRLPPAILGNAEEVLREILRFTSPADVTLSRYFKDHPRLGGRERGAIAECVYAVLRNKSFFTDFAGAGATMRRLTLLGMAEAIGADSLGGLSEDETALLTRIKEIDRSLLPPKKLANLPDWLYDKFVAQYGEEETLALAAVLNTPAPLDLRVNSLKSDRDKVIAELATAPIAAEPTPYSALGLRIWKKPALQNLPLFKEGVVEVQDEGSQVLAQLLGARRGEMVVDFCAGAGGKTLAIGAIMRNTGRLYAFDVSEKRLTKLKPRLARSGLSNVHPVVIAHERDAKVKRLAGKIDRVLVDAPCSGMGTLRRNPDVKWRQQPEGIAELTEKQASILDGAARLVKFGGRLVYATCSLLDEENDGIVQGFLASHPDFELVPMHQVLAEQRIPLEMGDYLKMLPHKHGTDGFFAAVLERKAAPAKAAADETPAE; from the coding sequence ATGAGATTGCCACCCGCGATACTCGGCAATGCTGAAGAGGTATTGCGCGAGATCCTGCGCTTTACGTCCCCCGCCGACGTCACCCTGTCGCGCTACTTCAAGGACCATCCCCGCCTCGGCGGCCGCGAACGCGGCGCCATCGCCGAATGCGTCTATGCCGTGCTGCGCAACAAATCCTTCTTCACCGATTTCGCCGGCGCCGGCGCGACGATGCGTCGCCTCACCTTGCTGGGCATGGCGGAAGCCATCGGCGCGGACTCGCTGGGCGGCCTGTCGGAAGACGAAACGGCCCTGCTGACGCGCATCAAGGAGATCGACCGTTCGCTGCTGCCGCCGAAGAAGCTGGCGAACCTGCCGGACTGGCTGTACGACAAATTCGTCGCCCAGTACGGCGAGGAAGAGACGCTGGCCCTGGCCGCCGTGCTGAACACGCCGGCCCCGTTGGACCTGCGCGTGAATTCGCTGAAATCCGACCGCGACAAGGTCATCGCCGAGCTGGCGACGGCACCGATCGCCGCCGAGCCGACGCCCTATTCGGCGCTGGGCCTGCGCATCTGGAAAAAGCCGGCGCTGCAGAACCTGCCGCTGTTCAAGGAAGGCGTGGTCGAAGTGCAGGACGAGGGCAGCCAGGTGCTGGCCCAGCTGCTGGGCGCGCGCCGCGGCGAGATGGTCGTCGACTTTTGCGCCGGCGCTGGCGGCAAGACGCTGGCCATCGGCGCGATCATGCGCAATACGGGCCGCCTGTACGCCTTCGATGTGTCGGAAAAACGGTTGACGAAGCTGAAGCCGCGCCTGGCGCGCAGCGGGCTGTCGAACGTTCATCCTGTCGTCATCGCGCACGAACGCGACGCGAAAGTGAAGCGTTTGGCCGGCAAGATCGACCGCGTGCTCGTCGACGCGCCGTGCTCGGGCATGGGCACGCTGCGCCGCAATCCGGACGTGAAATGGCGCCAGCAGCCCGAAGGTATCGCCGAGTTGACGGAAAAGCAGGCCTCGATCCTGGACGGCGCCGCCCGCCTCGTGAAATTCGGCGGCCGCCTCGTGTACGCGACCTGCAGCTTGCTGGATGAAGAAAACGACGGCATCGTGCAGGGCTTCCTCGCCTCGCATCCGGATTTCGAACTGGTGCCGATGCATCAAGTCCTGGCCGAACAGCGCATTCCGCTGGAGATGGGCGACTATCTTAAAATGCTGCCGCACAAGCATGGTACGGACGGCTTCTTTGCCGCCGTGCTGGAGCGCAAGGCCGCGCCCGCCAAGGCCGCCGCCGACGAGACGCCAGCGGAGTAA
- a CDS encoding glycine zipper 2TM domain-containing protein: MNLKAKLILSAVSVCALPLAQAQAGDFEDFGRVVRVQPRIEQVRTPRQECRTDYVQTPVQQQRSQAGTVIGGIAGALLGSQVGHGNGKVAAAAAGAIAGGMVGDNVDNNGRDYGPQVQEQAVQRCRTVDSIQERTNGYDVTYDYRGHTYTTVMNRDPGNRVRLRVSVEADQYQ, translated from the coding sequence ATGAACCTGAAAGCCAAACTGATTCTTTCCGCCGTCAGCGTGTGCGCCCTGCCGCTGGCCCAAGCCCAGGCTGGCGATTTCGAAGACTTCGGCCGCGTGGTGCGCGTGCAGCCGCGCATCGAGCAGGTGCGTACGCCGCGCCAGGAATGCCGCACCGATTACGTCCAGACCCCGGTCCAGCAACAACGCAGCCAGGCCGGCACGGTCATCGGCGGCATCGCCGGCGCCCTGCTGGGCAGCCAGGTGGGCCACGGCAACGGCAAGGTGGCCGCGGCCGCGGCCGGGGCGATCGCGGGCGGCATGGTCGGCGACAACGTCGACAACAATGGCCGCGACTACGGTCCGCAAGTGCAGGAACAGGCCGTGCAGCGCTGCCGCACCGTCGACTCCATCCAGGAGCGCACCAACGGCTACGACGTGACCTACGACTACCGCGGCCACACCTACACGACCGTCATGAACCGCGACCCGGGCAACCGCGTGCGCCTGCGCGTGTCGGTCGAAGCGGACCAATACCAGTAA
- the purN gene encoding phosphoribosylglycinamide formyltransferase, which produces MKNIVILISGRGSNMEAIVRAQQAEAWPARIAAVISNKPDAKGLAFAQSHGIPTAVVPNKEFPTREAFDAALQETIDRFEPDLVVLAGFMRILTPAFVEHYAGRMLNIHPSLLPLFPGLHTHRQALDAGVEEHGATVHFVTAELDHGPAVIQARIPVLPGDTEESLAERLLAEEHVIYPQAVRLFIEGRLSIEGGEVRIAATP; this is translated from the coding sequence ATGAAAAATATCGTGATCCTTATTTCTGGCCGCGGCAGCAACATGGAAGCCATCGTGCGCGCGCAGCAGGCCGAGGCCTGGCCGGCCCGCATCGCCGCCGTGATCAGCAATAAGCCGGACGCCAAAGGCCTCGCATTTGCGCAAAGCCACGGCATTCCGACCGCCGTCGTCCCCAACAAGGAATTCCCGACCCGCGAAGCGTTCGACGCCGCCCTGCAGGAAACGATCGACCGGTTCGAACCGGACCTCGTCGTGCTGGCCGGCTTCATGCGCATCTTGACGCCAGCGTTCGTCGAGCACTACGCGGGCCGCATGCTGAACATCCACCCGTCGCTGCTGCCGCTGTTCCCCGGACTGCACACGCACCGGCAGGCGCTGGACGCGGGCGTCGAAGAGCACGGCGCGACCGTGCACTTCGTCACCGCCGAGCTGGACCACGGTCCGGCCGTGATCCAGGCGCGCATCCCCGTGCTGCCGGGCGATACGGAGGAGAGCCTGGCGGAACGCCTGCTGGCAGAGGAACACGTCATTTATCCGCAAGCGGTGCGCCTGTTCATCGAAGGCAGGCTCAGCATCGAAGGCGGCGAGGTCCGGATCGCCGCGACCCCCTGA
- the rpmG gene encoding 50S ribosomal protein L33 — protein MAKTGRDKIKLESTAGTGHFYTTTKNKRTMPAKMEITKFDPKARKHVIYKETKIK, from the coding sequence ATGGCAAAAACTGGCCGCGACAAGATCAAACTGGAATCGACCGCAGGTACCGGTCACTTCTACACCACGACCAAGAACAAGCGCACGATGCCGGCGAAGATGGAAATCACCAAATTCGACCCGAAAGCACGCAAGCACGTGATCTACAAAGAAACCAAGATCAAGTAA
- the rpmB gene encoding 50S ribosomal protein L28, producing MARVCQVTGKGPMVGNNVSHANNKTKRRFLPNLQNRRIFVESENRWVSLRISNAGLRVIDKLGIDAVLADMRARGEKI from the coding sequence ATGGCACGTGTTTGCCAAGTTACTGGCAAGGGTCCGATGGTTGGCAACAACGTCTCCCACGCCAACAACAAAACCAAGCGTCGTTTTCTGCCGAACCTGCAGAACCGCCGCATCTTCGTAGAATCCGAAAACCGCTGGGTCTCCCTGCGTATTTCGAACGCCGGCCTGCGCGTCATCGACAAGCTCGGCATCGACGCTGTGCTGGCCGACATGCGCGCCCGCGGCGAGAAAATCTAA
- a CDS encoding spermidine synthase, with product MLIKRKSIEQAESSRRPARKPKFAPVTLSEQDGVRYLHFGTEWVQGAMRIRKPDWPELEYAQQMMAWMLFIDDPQAIVQLGLGAATLTKFCYRQFPQAQVMAVELNPSVIAICHSMFKLPPDDERLHVLEMDAMDFVLDDANHDALDVLQCDLYDATARGPVLDTPEFYQACNACLTDRGVMTVNLFGDHPSFPKNIKAMRFAFAHVICLPEVHEGNVVALCFKTKPDLDPARLAARAAQIVAATKLPAKSWVNGIAAN from the coding sequence ATGCTCATCAAACGTAAATCCATCGAACAGGCCGAATCGTCGCGCCGTCCCGCACGCAAGCCCAAGTTTGCGCCCGTCACCCTGTCCGAGCAGGACGGTGTGCGCTACCTCCATTTCGGTACCGAATGGGTGCAAGGCGCCATGCGCATCCGCAAGCCGGACTGGCCGGAACTCGAATACGCCCAGCAGATGATGGCCTGGATGCTCTTCATCGACGACCCGCAGGCCATCGTCCAACTCGGCCTCGGCGCGGCGACTTTGACCAAGTTCTGCTATCGCCAGTTCCCGCAAGCGCAGGTGATGGCCGTCGAACTGAACCCGTCCGTGATCGCGATCTGTCATTCGATGTTCAAGCTGCCGCCGGACGACGAGCGCCTGCACGTGCTCGAGATGGATGCGATGGATTTCGTGCTGGACGACGCCAACCACGACGCGCTCGACGTGCTGCAATGCGACCTGTACGACGCCACCGCGCGCGGCCCCGTGCTCGACACGCCCGAGTTCTACCAGGCCTGCAACGCCTGCCTGACGGACCGCGGCGTCATGACCGTCAACCTGTTCGGCGACCACCCGAGCTTCCCGAAGAATATCAAGGCCATGCGCTTCGCCTTCGCCCACGTGATCTGCCTGCCCGAAGTCCACGAGGGCAACGTCGTCGCGCTGTGCTTCAAGACGAAGCCGGACCTCGATCCCGCCCGCCTCGCCGCGCGCGCCGCGCAGATCGTGGC
- a CDS encoding NADPH-dependent FMN reductase: MTLRILALCGSQRARSMSGGVLRACRDLAPAGVAIDLFEQHKDFPLFNPERTDQPSGVLALQDAITAADALLIASPEYAHGVTGTLKNTLDWVVGHAPFAGKPVAVLNPSYQSFHADEALKETLRTMSADLVLDACLRIPVIGSGVDPDRIADIPRFATPIAAALRALVAHIGRTAAAPITRE, translated from the coding sequence ATGACCCTACGCATCCTTGCCCTCTGCGGCAGCCAGCGCGCCCGTTCGATGAGCGGCGGCGTGCTGCGCGCCTGCCGCGACCTCGCGCCGGCCGGCGTCGCCATCGACCTCTTCGAGCAGCACAAGGATTTCCCGCTGTTCAATCCCGAGCGCACCGACCAGCCCTCCGGCGTGCTGGCTCTGCAGGACGCGATCACGGCGGCCGACGCCCTCCTCATCGCCAGCCCAGAGTATGCGCACGGCGTCACGGGCACCCTCAAGAACACGCTCGACTGGGTCGTCGGCCACGCGCCGTTCGCGGGCAAGCCGGTCGCCGTGCTCAATCCGTCGTATCAATCGTTCCACGCGGACGAGGCGCTGAAGGAAACGCTGCGCACGATGTCGGCCGACCTCGTCCTCGACGCCTGCCTGCGCATTCCCGTCATCGGTTCCGGCGTGGATCCGGACCGGATCGCGGACATTCCCCGCTTCGCGACACCCATCGCGGCCGCGCTGCGCGCACTCGTGGCGCATATCGGACGCACCGCCGCGGCCCCGATAACCCGGGAATAA
- a CDS encoding LysR family transcriptional regulator: MNDLRAFDLNLLVTLDALLTEANVTRAARRLHLSQSAVSGQLARLRQLFDDPLLLPADNGRGMTPTTRGLDLAEPVRAALDQLAGIVRGQPAFDPATAQRTFQIAASDLSTVVLGLPLAGRLAQCAGPGVRLAFRMADGARIAAQLQDGEVDLLIGSERMVPENMRARLLFDEHFVMVQRKGHPRGTAPLALDAYCALRHVLVSTSGGSLHGFMDEHLQALGRSRNVVLSVQSFALVPACCASPTTSPPCRRGWRPGMPACSTASRCRSRAGVLRCTRPGIRASMPTRRWPGCANRLIASPRDRRPRWVVSADMISAGARPLLHCFSLQPIMKGRP; encoded by the coding sequence ATGAACGACCTCCGCGCCTTCGACCTGAACCTGCTCGTCACGCTCGACGCCTTGCTGACGGAAGCGAACGTGACCCGTGCCGCCCGGCGGCTGCACCTGAGCCAGTCCGCCGTGTCCGGTCAGCTCGCGCGCCTGCGCCAGCTGTTCGACGATCCGCTGCTGCTGCCCGCCGACAATGGCCGCGGAATGACGCCGACGACCCGCGGCCTCGACCTCGCCGAACCCGTGCGCGCGGCCCTCGACCAGCTGGCCGGCATCGTGCGCGGACAGCCGGCCTTCGATCCCGCCACCGCGCAGCGCACGTTCCAGATCGCGGCCAGCGATTTGTCGACCGTCGTGCTGGGCCTGCCGCTGGCCGGCCGGCTGGCGCAATGCGCGGGGCCGGGCGTGCGCCTGGCATTCCGGATGGCCGACGGCGCCCGGATCGCGGCGCAGCTGCAGGACGGGGAGGTCGACCTGCTGATCGGTTCGGAACGCATGGTCCCGGAGAATATGCGCGCCCGGCTCTTGTTCGACGAGCATTTCGTCATGGTGCAGCGCAAGGGCCATCCGCGCGGCACGGCGCCGCTGGCCCTCGACGCGTATTGCGCCCTCCGTCACGTGCTCGTCTCCACGAGCGGCGGCAGCCTGCACGGCTTCATGGACGAGCATCTGCAGGCGCTGGGCCGCAGCCGCAACGTCGTGCTGTCCGTGCAATCGTTCGCGCTCGTGCCCGCTTGCTGTGCCAGTCCGACCACGTCGCCACCGTGCCGTCGCGGCTGGCGGCCTGGCATGCCGGCGTGCTCGACAGCTTCCCGCTGCCGTTCGAGAGCCGGGGTTTTGCGCTGTACGCGGCCTGGCATCCGCGCTTCCATGCCGACCCGGCGCTGGCCTGGCTGCGCGAACAGGTTGATCGCATCGCCGCGTGATCGGCGGCCCCGATGGGTCGTATCGGCGGATATGATTTCCGCCGGCGCGCGGCCGCTCCTACACTGCTTTTCATTGCAACCCATCATGAAAGGCAGACCATGA